Genomic segment of Zingiber officinale cultivar Zhangliang chromosome 11B, Zo_v1.1, whole genome shotgun sequence:
acttTACCAgacatctagtcagcccgtcAACATGTTTGAACTTTATGCTAACTATTTGGTCGACCCATTGACCAAGATGAACTTtgtgccagatatctggtcagtcTGTCGACATATTtagacttcgtaccaactatccagtcagcccgtcgacctagctggatttcttgccagatattcggtcaacccgtcgacctatctggacttctcctacacacttagttaaatcgttagatcacgttaaacctaacttaacttactttgtcattcatcaaaacttgagttagaccattagtgcaacctgcacctacaatctccccctttttgatgcaatgataacctgtgttaagttaagaaaaaacaAGAAATAGAAATATGCAACATATTTTTTAAGCTAGTCTTGTTTTGATGTTATGCTTGGTATTTACTAACTTAATTCacttaaccctccccctttgacattcatcaaaaaatagaaatagacaATACATggaaaaaatttgctaagtaaagtAGCCAAAAAAAATTTGACAATAGAAAAATTTCAGGATTACTTAGGGTTATTAAAATAAACTTAGAAAgtaaattaattaacttgaagAGAATCTTTAAAGACATCTTTGTTaagtgatttttaaaagtaaaacttTATGTCATGATTTTCGAAAATaaggtgattttgaaattattttctaaatctataaagttttcaaaatataagatttccaaaagataaaaaaatttgataattctaagaTTTTGTAAAAACAACTTTAAagattagaaaatttgaaattgttttaaaatctactaatttttcataaggttttcaaaagaaaagtttttgtaaaaataaatttaagattagaaaattcaaaattatttttcaaaaaataagaaatattttttaaataactagATTTTCTTAAGAtaagttttgaaaacttttttttaaatgtcttttaaaataatatttcaaaaacttaaatagtgGTCAAACTGATTTACAAATCTATTATTTAAAAACACTAAGGGTGATAAAATTTAAGTGTTTACAAACTTTACAGTTTTGAAAATGCTAGTAGTAAAAAAAatgaagtaattttcaaaatttttaagttattaatcttccccctgaacttgacattatttcaaaatagacaacaaaaaaaatgtccttaactgtctaatcattagttacttactaactatcagataTAGTAGTTTTCAATTGATTagttaggttaagttaatttatctagttagtatttgactaaactggaaaaacttaacctgattactgtTAGTTTGATATTTAATGCCAagacttgtattgatgcactgatataagcatcttaagttcaagcaatctgcctatgcatctcatccctttttaagtttagcaatacataaacaaggtaatcctagtgcgttggtgagatgctcaagtcctagatctataggagcatgttttctaagggtttgatctagactaaggctaaaagtaattttgaaaattctaaaaataagggaacttttgagaaaaataaagaattttaccctagaattttaaagaataatttttgaaaacaattttgaaattaagagtcctagtctattaagtaCATTCCTAATTGTAACAAATAAACTTAGAAAAATTGACTGTAAATAGTAAGTCAAAAATGTACAATGCATAGTAACAATAATCAAGGCAAATACAAGTAGATAATAGTAACCTAATCTACTGTGATGATGAGGAAGGTGATCCGGAACCCAGAGAGCGCAACATCTCTatcagctcagtgtgacgagcccggtCATCCTCAGAGAGCTGGATAGGTcccgtcgaagatcggagacatCTTGCCCATGTCCCGTCCAAGATCAAAAATCTCTTACCGCATGCCCCGTCAAAGATCGGAGACATCTTGCCGCATATCTCATCCAAGATCAGAAATCTCCTACCGCATGTCCCGTCGAAGATTGGTGATATCTTGTCGAAGGCTAGTCACAACTGACTCAAGGCCAGTAactcggtcggctagagtgcgagggGCGGGACGTGCTGCAGGGGGATCACCAAAAAGCATAACCATGAACTCATCCACCCCTGCCTCCCCCTCAGCATCTGGTTGTGGCTCAACGTCCGGGTCAGGCTACTGCTGGGCCCCCCTCCGCTAGGACAAGACACCCTCATCATTTGTATGAATACCACCTAAAGAAAAGTTCCTAGATCCTACCATGTCAAACTCAGTCAAAGCTTTGACATCACCTCTCGTGATATCAATACCTAAAGAGGCAATGTATGCGGTGAAGATGTGGCAATAGGGCATGTAAATCCGTCTACTGGTGATGAGTCCAGCTGAGTAAAGAATGACAtgaaaaatatgtaaactaatatctatatctaatctatgacaGAAGGCATACAGTAAAAATGAGTGAAAGGGATGCATCATCGCAACATCGCGAGTGGTCAACGACAAATGCaagagactaagaccctataaagggcatagtcctgaactctaagGGAGACTGACCTAAATAGGGTAACTGTGGGTGCTCGctctgcccccccccccccaaaaaaaatatgaatagatcCAAGTTTTTGGATCTAGATGTAAAATTTTCTAATAgccctttaagtttattaattttaatttttaatgttgagttttcctcttcaagttttacaacttgatttggattagaatttccgatctgttccttgaggtgttgattttcctcaaggagcattttattttgattttcattttcggttaattttttatttaagcatgtaattattttaaattttttttgcttaaattaaggtatacctcatcggaaccttcgtaAATGAATATGGaatcgtggctcgattcgggttcagacctgtCTTCCGATTCTGATTCGCAGGCCATCAGCACGAGGTAACTTCGGTGCTTCTGTTCTTTGGTGTTCGATTCATCCGAagatgattcgtcccacgtcaccttgagtgctttcttcttgatttgtcaTTATTCAACTTTGGGCActtgttcttgtagtgccccttcttgttgcatccgaagtaaATCATATTTTTGTTGTTAGGATCagtggtggagttgatcttctgcaaatCATTCTTGCTAAAGTTCTTTTTTCTCCcgatgaacatttttcttaccgaGTTCACCAAATATTCTTCGTCTCCTGGGTCTTAGTCAAACTCACCTTCAGATTCAGGTTTGGTTCTTGGCTtgtctttagaggaacctgcaaaaaggTCAATTCCTTTCTTAACCTGTTTTGAGTTAGTCTATTCATGGAGTTCGAGTttacaaaatagttcatctagctttaatttagaaagattcttcgaaatcttgtaagcatccacaacggatgcccatagtgcatttcaaggaaacgcgttaagggcataccttatcaggtCACAGTTCTCCATCTGGTTGCTGATGTTGTGAAGCCccttgaggatgtcctttatccttgCGTGGAGTTGACTCGTAGTttttccttcctacatttttatattaaatagtttattcaGATAGAGGTCTCTTTTGGTTACCTTCGCGTCGATGGCTCCCTTGTGCAATTCGATGAGCTTGCCCCacagttcctttgcattttcatgtGGGTCGACGTGGTTCAGTTCTTCTTTCGTTAGCCCGCACTGTAGGGTGCTGAGAGCCTTGAAATCTatttgggctttcttcttcatctccggattccactgttccgggtccatTGGACTTCCGGCATTATTGACCAGAGCCTTATAGCttctggtgatgctgaaccactggtcgaagctGGTCTTCAGATaaacctccattcgcttcttccagtactaGAAGTTGTCGCCATTGAAGAGGGTAGGACGGACAATGTTGTATCCCTCATTTTGGGTCATTGCTCTTGCAcacaataaagaaaaacaaagatgGTCCCAAGACTTTTGGTCTTAGATTTGTAGTgtggaataaaaataaaaatattaagactgaattggtgttgtaccaattcagattgGATTGCTACGAGAAAATGTTTCCAAAGGGGTAATTGTACTAATTTGGATTATGTcgaaaaacttaaaactaaaaagagaaaaacaaaaattttcacccctttgcctgattggtggttgcaccaaatcagagcggtacttgctctaataccacttgttaaatTGAAAAGAACGCTAGAGGGAGAGGGGGAGGGGTtgaatagcgatcgttgaaaAATCTTTATCAAATCAAAATACGCAGCAAAAAATAATAACGAAAATGACactaacacaccaagttttacttagttcggagccttcgtcgactcctactccaaggcccatatgtgagagtactttcattgggcaatccactaataattcGCAAAAAAGTTACACAAtaagtataagaactataaaataaagttaccgacaacaaggaaaataaaaactgagTCGCAGGTTGTTAGAGAAGCTTCACAGCGTCGTAGGAGCGCCTTTGGAGAAGTGCGCAAGAAAGCAGTTGCAGAGAGAAGTTGTGTTTTGTGCTCCAGGTGGAAGGCTACTTATATAGGCAATTCCGAGCGCCTAGAtaccttctgggcgcctggacagTGACGTCAGTCATCCAATCAACGTGCTCCAAGCCGACGACAAGATTTATTTtggacattccgggcgcccggaccaccttttctagctgcctttatttcctgtaaaataaagttagtccgagacaataaaacttatattaccctgcaaaacaagtgttacACAATTATAGCCAacaatagtaattagattctgtctcctcaagatcagaatctagtcaagatctcaactcagattttccaaatggatctaagttggatcgacgcctactgttccctcaaacggggaacacattctcactaagtcactctcctccaatgacttaccttaacttatcactttgccagacatctggtcaggccgtcgacctgtctggactttataccagctatccggtcggcccattgaCCAAGCTAGagttcgtgccagatatccggtcagcccgtcgacctatctggacttcatatcagctatccagtcagcctgtcgacctaactagatttctttccagatattcggtcagcccgtcgacctaactagatttcgtgtcagatatccagtcagcccgtcgacctatctgaacttctcctgcacacttagttaaatcgttagatcgcattaaacctaacttaattttgtcattcatcaaaatctgagttagaccgttagtgcaacttGTACCAATAGAAATTAGGCATGAGAATCGAACAACATATCATTTCCTTTTATATATAGAGAGTGATGTTAGCATGCCCGACacgcgtgtatatatatatatatatatatatatacacacacacaccagTTGCATACATATTAATTGAAGAGTTAGGTCACCTGGAAGTGATTTAGGTGATCTGACTTTGACTTGCTCGAGGTGCCTAAATCACTTCCACATGCCTTGACTCAATCATACAACAGGGGCACGAAAGCAAGATGCGCAgcatatcaaaattatatatagagaagaaatattttttttgcctACGTACCCTTACCCTGCACACTCATGGGCGATCCTTTGCAATCCAGGCGCCTGAAAACACTCTCAAACGCATCAATTCTCAGAAATGAATCGGAACACGACGCACTCGGAACTATTTCCGAACGCTTGGACCACAAAGAATCGTCCATAAGTGTGCAAgatatcatatttatatatagagagagagatttGTTATTCTACACACCCGTTCTATATACACTCCTAAGCGACTTTTACAATTCCGAACATCTTGATTCACTTTTTGAAAATTGAGGCATCCTAAGTGCATCCAGGCATCCAGAGTTGTACAGGAGTATTACCGAACGAATATGCAGAGTAAAATAGCAAAATATAGCAAGACTCACTCAGGCTCCCCTTAACCTTTGCTACAATATCGTGCACTTGGGACTCAAATAAAGCATCTGCCTTTGTATTAAAAGGAAACATAGAAAATGTTTAGATATAGATTCTTAGGAACAACTCACATCGATGCATAGTCACTTCAAAAATGACGCACAACTAAAATTTGGCTTTAAGGAACAAATAGCAACTTGGAGAAGGCGAAAAGAACTCTACAGTGAAAAGTTAAATAAGACCTGCATTTTGCCAACTCGATACGTATATGGTAATCCAGGATATGAATACAAATCCAACCATGAGGCAATGGCCAAATGAAACGGATGATTTCCTTGCGGTGGAGTGGACCGTGGATAAGTTTGTAGTCAGTGCTTATGAGAATGTCTCCGCTTATTTCTAGACCTGTTCCTTCTATCGATAATCTTTACAATGCAACATAAAGTGCCGATGGCAGCCATTGCATAGAGTGCTTTATAAGGGGCTGAAAAGAGAGCGTTGATGAAAGTAAAGTATCCGGCAAGAAGGTAGGCAAGGCTTAGACCAGCTTCGCTTCGACGAGTCCACTGTATGGGCACAGAAATGGAGTTCACGTCTGGCCTTGAGCCGAAAAGGCCATGCAGAATAACCCCGGTGCATAGAATAGAATCAATAAGCCAAGGGAAGCTCTGTCCCAACCTGATTCTCTGAAACGAAAATTAAGAAAATGGGTGAAGATGAGCACAAGTAATACAAATCAAATGCGACATCCATTATGAAAGTTGGGACGGTGCTACAACGTTTTTTGGGCCGCAGATGTTCAGGAATATAAAACCCATACCTGGAACCAAGCAATTAGCGATGGTAGAAACATGAGTAACGCAAGAAGGTGCAAGATCAGTATGCTGAGCTGGTAGTTGAAGTATTCAAGCTGACTGTCACTGAAGCTTTTCGATGTGGTAGGGGAATAGCTTTCATCAAGAGGAAGTAGTGGGTCAAAACCATCATTGGCTCGTTCAGGGGATTGTATAGATGGCTTGTGATAAGTTCTAGAATCAGAGTGTTCTTTCCTTTGAGCATGACTGCGCAATGAAGCCGTTAAAAAGCTGTTACAAGAATGAAATAAGCTCTTAGAATGGTAAAATTAAAGACAATGATTAGAAGGTTTACTAAAGATAGAAAGAactgttttttttaaataaccaTATAGATAGACTTTAGTGAAACTAAATAAAAAGTTCTATATCACCATAATTAGAAGGTGCTATTTTTTGGAAAGTTGAACTAGGCCAAACGTCGAtgaagaaaaagggtcaagtgaaTGTACAGCATCCAACATTTACTTGAACAATTGAACTAATGGGCAAAAGAATTAGTAGCAAAATAAATAGGATGGCGGTATTTTATATCCAAGGTGAATCAGGCTATAATGAAGTTGAAGTTCATATAAATCATGAATATTATGTATTTTTCTCCCACAAGTATCTTGTATTAGTTAATGACTCCATAGAAGAATGTGACAGAATTAGTTGAAAAACCAGCACAAGTTAGCCTGTAGAAACTATAATTTCCAAGGCAAAAAAGTTGCAGTCGCAAAGTTTGTCGAGGatgaaatattgaattttgtgagaaaaaaatgtaataaattgATCAAAGTGAAACGTTAAATTTGTTGGAAGAATACCTGCATAGAGCAGCATGACAATTGAAAGCATGAGATAAAAGGAATACAAGAAGGCCAAGAGCTGGATGAATGAAATAGATGAGTGGAATTGCAGCAAATGCCACCACAAGACTTGCGTTGTTCTTCAGAACCTGCACTATCTGTTTGAGTGGTTCAAAGTGAAGCGCAGATGCTATAGATATAACAAATAGGAAGAGTTAGAAGTAGTTTACCTTCATTGAACAGAAGAATGAGGTAAACCTAAGAATT
This window contains:
- the LOC122035301 gene encoding uncharacterized protein LOC122035301; amino-acid sequence: MEVYLKTSFDQWFSITRSYKALVNNAGSPMDPEQWNPEMKKKAQIDFKALSTLQCGLTKEELNHVDPHENAKELWGKLIELHKGAIDAKEGKTTSQLHARIKDILKGLHNISNQMENCDLIRLRKELTFLQVPLKTSQEPNLNLKVSLTKTQETKNIW